One genomic window of Arachis stenosperma cultivar V10309 chromosome 10, arast.V10309.gnm1.PFL2, whole genome shotgun sequence includes the following:
- the LOC130955493 gene encoding pentatricopeptide repeat-containing protein At5g46100, which produces MGSKTLFKWPKQITNSLVEQLIKTERDIHRALLVFDSATAEYSNGFRHDHKTFGIMISKLVTVNQFRLAVGLLERMKQENCEVTEDIFLTIFRGYGRVHRPLDAMRVFLKMEHFKLRPSVKSYLTMMNILVEENHLKRALGFYREMRGTGIPPSVVSLNILIKALCKSNETIDMALQIFREMPNRGCQPDSYTYGTLINGLCKLGKVSQAKELFDEMEQKEYAPSVVTYSSMIHGMCQSNNLDEAMQLLEEMKRNSIEPNVFTYTSLMDGLCKSGHSLRALELLEMMIIKRHLPNNVTYTTLIDGLYKEGKHREAVHVLDRMRLQGLKPSAGLYGKIIKGFCAECSYQEAANFIDEMVLGGIKPSRVTWGLHVRMHNMVIQGLCSSIDPPRAFQLYLSTRTRGVSIEVGTFDCLVKCFCKRGDLHKAARILDEMVLDGCIPDEGIWNAVIVGLWDRKRVREATELLLAELKQKFVEAES; this is translated from the coding sequence ATGGGCTCCAAAACATTGTTTAAGTGGCCAAAGCAAATTACAAATTCCCTGGTTGAGCAGCTGATAAAAACAGAAAGGGATATACACAGAGCTCTCCTTGTGTTTGACTCGGCAACAGCTGAATATAGCAATGGCTTTCGTCATGATCACAAGACTTTTGGTATCATGATCTCTAAGTTGGTCACTGTGAACCAGTTTCGGTTAGCAGTAGGATTGCTTGAGAGAATGAAGCAAGAAAATTGTGAGGTTACAGAGGACATATTCTTAACTATTTTCAGAGGTTATGGACGTGTGCATAGGCCACTTGATGCCATGAGGGTATTCCTGAAGATGGAACACTTTAAGTTGCGGCCCAGTGTGAAGTCATATCTTACAATGATGAATATTCTTGTGGAGGAAAACCATTTAAAGAGGGCCCTTGGTTTTTACAGGGAGATGAGAGGAACAGGCATTCCCCCTAGTGTTGTTTCCCTCAACATTTTAATCAAAGCCCTCTGTAAGAGCAATGAAACCATTGACATGGCTTTGCAGATATTTCGCGAGATGCCAAACCGGGGATGCCAGCCAGATTCTTATACATATGGCACATTGATTAATGGGCTGTGTAAACTGGGAAAAGTCAGTCAGGCAAAAGAGCTGTTCGATGAGATGGAGCAGAAAGAATATGCACCATCTGTTGTTACCTATAGTAGTATGATACATGGGATGTGCCAATCTAATAACTTGGATGAAGCCATGCAATTGCTTGAAGAGATGAAAAGAAACAGCATTGAGCCAAATGTTTTTACTTATACTTCTTTGATGGACGGTTTATGTAAAAGTGGGCATTCATTACGAGCATTAGAGCTTTTAGAAATGATGATTATAAAGCGTCATTTGCCTAACAATGTCACTTATACAACTTTAATTGATGGGCTATACAAAGAAGGAAAGCATAGGGAAGCTGTGCATGTTCTTGACAGGATGAGGCTTCAAGGTTTGAAACCAAGTGCAGGGCTGTACGGGAAAATCATAAAGGGCTTCTGTGCTGAATGCAGCTATCAAGAAGCTGCGAACTTCATCGATGAGATGGTGCTTGGCGGTATTAAGCCAAGTCGAGTGACTTGGGGGCTTCACGTTAGAATGCATAACATGGTGATCCAAGGCCTTTGTAGTAGTATTGATCCACCCCGTGCATTTCAGTTGTATCTTAGTACACGAACTAGAGGTGTTTCAATTGAAGTTGGCACTTTTGATTGTTTAGTCAAATGTTTTTGCAAGAGGGGAGACCTGCACAAAGCTGCTCGAATTCTTGATGAGATGGTATTAGATGGCTGCATTCCAGATGAGGGAATATGGAATGCAGTAATAGTTGGACTTTGGGATCGGAAAAGAGTTAGAGAAGCCACTGAGCTACTGCTTGCTGAACTGAAACAGAAATTTGTTGAAGCTGAAAGTTGA
- the LOC130957913 gene encoding protein DMP6-like — MDIKLEHDKDEEKLPLLRNIEVPEAERNLVQQAISQTFESTAHLANLLPTGTVLAFQLLSPVFTNLGNCDSTAKTMTSFLVAICGVSCFLLCFTDSFRDSKGNICYGFATVRGLWIIDGSTTLPPEIAAKYSIRFIDFMHAVMSVLVFAAVALFDQNVVNCFFPAPDNETQEILTALPVGIGVFCSMFFLVFPTKRHGIGFPLSTN; from the coding sequence ATGGACATCAAGCTTGAACATGACAAAGATGAAGAAAAGCTCCCTCTTCTGAGAAACATAGAGGTTCCAGAAGCAGAGAGGAACCTTGTTCAGCAAGCAATTAGCCAAACATTTGAGAGCACAGCACATTTGGCAAACCTTCTTCCTACAGGCACCGTCCTCGCATTCCAGCTTCTGTCTCCGGTATTTACAAACCTTGGCAACTGCGACTCGACCGCGAAGACAATGACTTCTTTCCTTGTAGCTATCTGTGGCGTGTCCTGTTTCCTTCTATGCTTCACTGATAGCTTCAGAGACAGCAAGGGAAACATCTGCTATGGTTTTGCCACGGTTAGAGGCTTGTGGATCATTGATGGATCAACCACTCTTCCACCTGAAATTGCTGCTAAGTATAGCATCAGGTTTATAGACTTCATGCATGCAGTGATGTCGGTTTTGGTGTTTGCGGCGGTTGCATTGTTTGATCAGAATGTGGTGAATTGCTTCTTTCCAGCACCAGATAATGAGACACAGGAAATACTCACTGCATTGCCGGTTGGAATTGGTGTATTCTGCAGCATGTTCTTTCTTGTATTTCCTACAAAGAGACATGGAATTGGCTTCCCACtttcaacaaattaa
- the LOC130955495 gene encoding protein DMP6-like → MDAEASGTQNQEEKLPLLSNAEIPEAERNQIQKAISQTFESTANLANLLPTGTVLAFRLLSPIFTNEGSCDLVSKTMTAVLVAICGALCILLCFTDSIKDSKGNICYGFATFSGLWLIDGSTTLPPEFAAKYKLRFIDFMHAAVSALVFAAIALFDQNVVSCFFPEPSLETEEILTVLPVGIGIFCSIFFVVFPTKRHGIGFPLSTS, encoded by the coding sequence ATGGATGCTGAAGCAAGTGGTACCCAGAatcaagaagaaaagctccCACTCCTGAGCAATGCAGAGATTCCGGAGGCAGAGAGGAACCAGATTCAGAAAGCCATTAGCCAGACATTTGAGAGCACAGCAAACTTGGCAAACCTTCTACCTACTGGCACTGTCCTTGCTTTCCGTCTTCTGTCTCCAATCTTCACAAACGAGGGCAGCTGCGACTTGGTCAGCAAGACCATGACTGCTGTACTTGTAGCTATCTGTGGTGCCTTATGCATCTTGCTATGCTTCACAGATAGCATAAAAGACAGCAAGGGGAACATCTGTTATGGGTTTGCCACATTTTCAGGCCTGTGGCTTATCGATGGATCAACCACACTTCCACCAGAATTTGCTGCTAAATATAAACTGCGGTTTATAGATTTCATGCATGCAGCTGTATCAGCTTTGGTGTTTGCAGCAATTGCATTATTTGATCAGAATGTAGTAAGTTGCTTCTTTCCAGAGCCATCTCTAGAGACAGAGGAAATCCTCACAGTATTGCCTGTGGGCATTGGCATTTTCTGCAGCATTTTCTTTGTTGTATTTCCTACAAAGAGACATGGAATTGGCTTCCCACTTTCAACAAGTTAA